A genomic region of Pseudomonas abietaniphila contains the following coding sequences:
- a CDS encoding ATP-binding protein → MMSLRTRLSLILGSAFIVIWVLAAAWMLRDLRTQMMESLDQRLEASARMVAGLLEQIQMPADAEGRSLRAGELSIPNGMACQLSSLRGQVLARTDSSPAEPLKADSSGFHDQMINNEHWRVYTMMHGNVRVSTADRQIERDVLGHSVLLAASVPVLVALFGSLILVWFGIGRGLAPLNRMRDALNRHSADSVEPLDVPNLPSELQPLLKSQNQLFQRIAQTLERERRLTGDAAHELRSPLTAIKTHLQVARMTEGEKRDRALAHAEEGADRMHRTLEQLLLLARVEGSLSFDDGVQCDAENVARLAIHDANHGDDERIELILPSQLSTAPVEMPAALAVAALRNLLDNALRHTQPGARVELSLETFDGQAHFRVRDYGPGIPEPDLDKLTQRFWRNGKSPGAGLGLAIVQAIVQRCACSLKFDSRSDGLRVELSVPLRRVQ, encoded by the coding sequence ATGATGAGCTTGAGAACACGCCTGAGCCTGATCCTCGGCTCGGCGTTCATCGTGATCTGGGTGCTGGCCGCAGCCTGGATGCTGCGTGACTTGCGCACGCAGATGATGGAGTCACTGGATCAGCGCCTCGAAGCGTCGGCGCGCATGGTCGCCGGGCTGCTTGAACAGATTCAGATGCCCGCCGACGCCGAAGGCCGTTCGCTGCGAGCCGGTGAGTTGAGCATTCCCAACGGCATGGCCTGTCAGCTCAGCTCGTTGCGCGGACAGGTCCTGGCAAGGACCGACAGCTCGCCCGCTGAGCCGTTGAAAGCGGATTCCAGCGGGTTCCACGACCAGATGATCAACAACGAACACTGGCGCGTGTACACCATGATGCACGGCAACGTACGGGTAAGCACCGCGGACCGGCAGATCGAGCGCGACGTGCTGGGCCACTCGGTGTTGCTGGCCGCCTCGGTGCCGGTGCTGGTGGCGTTGTTCGGCAGCCTGATTCTGGTCTGGTTCGGCATTGGTCGCGGGCTCGCGCCGCTCAACCGAATGCGTGACGCCTTGAACCGCCACAGCGCGGACTCGGTCGAGCCGCTGGATGTGCCCAACCTGCCGAGCGAGTTGCAGCCGCTGCTCAAGAGCCAGAACCAGCTGTTCCAACGCATCGCCCAGACACTGGAGCGCGAGCGCCGGCTGACCGGCGATGCGGCGCACGAGTTGCGCAGCCCGTTGACCGCGATCAAGACCCACCTGCAAGTGGCGCGCATGACCGAGGGCGAGAAGCGCGACAGGGCGCTTGCACACGCCGAAGAGGGCGCCGATCGCATGCACCGCACCCTTGAGCAGCTTCTGTTGCTGGCGCGGGTGGAGGGCAGTCTGTCGTTCGATGATGGCGTGCAGTGCGATGCCGAGAACGTCGCGCGGCTGGCGATTCACGACGCCAACCACGGCGATGATGAGCGCATCGAACTGATTCTGCCGTCGCAGTTATCCACAGCGCCCGTGGAAATGCCGGCAGCGCTGGCCGTCGCGGCCTTGCGTAACTTGCTGGACAACGCGCTGCGCCACACGCAACCCGGCGCACGGGTGGAGTTGAGCCTGGAAACGTTCGACGGCCAGGCACATTTCCGGGTGCGCGATTACGGCCCCGGCATTCCCGAACCCGATCTGGACAAGCTGACCCAGCGCTTCTGGCGAAATGGCAAAAGCCCTGGCGCCGGGCTCGGCTTGGCGATCGTTCAGGCCATCGTCCAGCGCTGCGCATGCTCGTTGAAGTTCGACAGCCGCAGCGA
- a CDS encoding response regulator, with protein sequence MHVLLCEDDDLIASGIVAGLDAQGLTVDRVATASAARAMLAAAHFDVMVLDLGLPDEDGLKLLRQLRHQGTDIPVLILTARDTVTDRVDGLQAGADDYLLKPFDLRELSARLHTLVRRMAGRSVNVIEHGALTYDPSSRETRLAGQPVDLSRREQALLQALLNNHGRVLSSEQLKDCVYGFGDEVESNALNVHIHHLRRKLGGGIIETVRGLGYRLGPAGEPPEHHG encoded by the coding sequence ATGCACGTATTGCTCTGTGAAGACGACGACCTGATTGCCAGCGGCATCGTGGCCGGGCTCGATGCCCAAGGCCTGACCGTGGACCGTGTGGCGACCGCCTCTGCGGCGCGCGCCATGCTGGCGGCAGCGCATTTCGACGTCATGGTCCTGGACCTCGGCTTGCCCGACGAAGACGGGCTCAAGCTGCTGCGCCAATTACGCCATCAGGGCACCGACATTCCGGTCCTGATCCTCACCGCGCGCGACACCGTCACCGATCGGGTCGATGGTCTGCAGGCCGGTGCCGACGACTACCTGCTCAAACCGTTCGATCTGCGCGAGCTCAGTGCCCGCCTGCACACTCTGGTCCGGCGCATGGCCGGGCGCAGCGTCAACGTGATCGAGCATGGCGCCTTGACCTACGACCCGAGCAGTCGTGAAACCCGTCTCGCCGGCCAGCCCGTGGACCTGTCGCGGCGCGAGCAGGCGTTGCTTCAGGCGTTGCTCAACAACCACGGGCGGGTGCTGTCCAGCGAACAACTCAAAGACTGCGTCTACGGTTTTGGCGACGAGGTCGAAAGCAACGCCCTCAACGTTCATATTCACCACCTGCGACGCAAGCTGGGCGGCGGCATCATCGAAACCGTTCGCGGCCTGGGTTATCGACTTGGCCCCGCCGGTGAACCCCCGGAGCATCACGGATGA
- the dsbD gene encoding protein-disulfide reductase DsbD — translation MRKLLVLMLMLFPLLANALPGGDLFKKPEFLEVGQAFMFSSERLESGETRLYWQIADGYYLYQKRLKFEGLSANQQPALPVGEDHNDEYFGRQQVYRQGLELVIPASAHGQVKVGWQGCADAGLCYPPQSQVIDLGDAAVKVVNGQAQDQALASTLQERSLGWSLLIFFGLGLLLAFTPCSLPMLPILAGVVVGSGAGPRRGLALAGVYVLSMAMIYAGLGVIAALLGGNLQSTLQQPWLLGSFAGLFVILSLPMFGFFELQLPGFLRDRLETAGRQRQGGSLLGAGMLGALSGLMVGPCMTAPLAGTLLYIAQSGNALHGGLILFVLGLGIGLPLLLVVTVGNRFLPKPGAWMDLVKGVFGFLLLGTALFMIRPLLAEPHWLALFGVLLLIVAYSAIVQTRALKRAAQICAPFGLAVGLWGAMMLIGAGAGGDDPWQPLKIYSGSRSQGDSERHDAFLTIKDPAVLDRELASAQAEGQWVLVDYYADWCVSCKIMEKNVFGKGDVIQALNGVRLLRLDVTVDNDASRALLKRYQVPGPPTMLWLGPDGSERRERRITGEVDDTQFVEQWQTTRERG, via the coding sequence ATGCGCAAGTTGTTGGTACTGATGCTGATGTTGTTTCCGTTGCTGGCGAACGCGCTGCCCGGCGGGGACCTGTTCAAGAAGCCGGAATTCCTGGAGGTCGGACAGGCCTTCATGTTCAGTTCGGAACGCCTGGAGTCCGGCGAAACCCGGCTGTACTGGCAAATTGCTGATGGCTATTACCTTTACCAGAAGCGCCTGAAATTCGAGGGCCTGAGCGCCAATCAGCAACCCGCGCTACCGGTTGGCGAAGACCATAACGACGAATATTTCGGGCGACAACAGGTGTACCGCCAAGGCCTCGAACTGGTGATTCCGGCATCTGCCCACGGTCAGGTCAAGGTCGGTTGGCAGGGATGCGCCGATGCCGGTTTGTGTTATCCGCCGCAAAGCCAAGTGATCGATCTGGGCGACGCCGCCGTGAAGGTCGTTAACGGCCAGGCGCAGGACCAGGCACTGGCGAGTACGCTTCAGGAGCGTTCGCTGGGCTGGAGCCTGTTGATCTTCTTCGGATTGGGACTGCTGCTGGCGTTCACCCCGTGCTCGTTGCCGATGCTGCCGATCCTGGCGGGCGTCGTCGTCGGGAGCGGTGCCGGGCCGCGCAGAGGGTTGGCCTTGGCGGGCGTGTACGTGCTGAGCATGGCGATGATCTACGCGGGCCTCGGTGTGATCGCGGCGCTGCTGGGCGGCAATCTGCAATCGACCCTTCAACAGCCGTGGCTGCTGGGCAGTTTTGCGGGGCTGTTCGTCATTCTTTCGCTGCCGATGTTCGGCTTCTTCGAGCTGCAACTGCCTGGTTTCCTGCGCGATCGCCTGGAGACCGCCGGTCGCCAGCGTCAGGGCGGCAGTTTGCTCGGCGCGGGTATGTTGGGCGCGTTGTCGGGGCTGATGGTCGGTCCGTGCATGACAGCGCCTCTGGCGGGCACCCTGCTCTACATTGCGCAAAGCGGAAACGCCCTGCACGGCGGCCTCATACTCTTTGTGCTGGGGCTGGGCATCGGCTTACCGCTCTTGCTGGTCGTCACCGTTGGCAACCGTTTCCTGCCCAAACCGGGCGCGTGGATGGACCTGGTCAAAGGCGTCTTCGGCTTCTTGTTGCTGGGCACTGCGCTGTTCATGATCCGGCCATTGCTGGCTGAGCCCCACTGGTTGGCGCTGTTCGGCGTGTTGTTGCTGATCGTTGCCTACAGCGCGATCGTTCAGACGCGAGCGCTCAAGCGCGCCGCACAGATTTGCGCCCCGTTCGGTCTGGCGGTTGGCCTGTGGGGCGCAATGATGCTGATTGGCGCAGGCGCTGGCGGCGACGATCCGTGGCAGCCGTTGAAGATCTACAGTGGTTCACGTTCGCAGGGCGACAGCGAACGGCACGATGCTTTTCTGACGATCAAGGATCCCGCCGTACTGGACCGCGAGCTCGCCTCCGCGCAGGCTGAAGGTCAGTGGGTGCTCGTGGACTATTACGCCGACTGGTGCGTATCCTGCAAGATCATGGAGAAGAACGTCTTCGGTAAAGGCGATGTGATTCAGGCATTGAACGGCGTGCGTTTGCTGCGACTGGACGTGACCGTCGATAACGATGCCAGCCGAGCCCTGCTCAAACGCTATCAAGTGCCCGGACCGCCCACGATGCTGTGGCTGGGCCCTGATGGAAGCGAGCGGCGCGAGCGACGCATCACCGGCGAAGTAGACGACACGCAATTTGTCGAGCAATGGCAGACCACTCGGGAGCGCGGCTGA
- a CDS encoding TlpA disulfide reductase family protein produces the protein MLSFSLGPFALAMNHLLLLVALALATVVGWISGRRQRINPERELFGLFVLGLVVARLAFVIAYWSQYRSSLLSVFDIRDGGFWVWPGVIAVLTGAVLRAWKQPALRIPMGLGVASGLLFWWLANLGLSAQHQDAHLPGLTLRNAAGEPVLLSDYRGRPLVINLWATWCPPCRREMPVLQAAQQANPDVTFLFVNQAESPREVATFFTSQGLHLDNVLFDGHGELAQQVGSAALPTTLFYRPDGRLLGSHLGELSNASLKRSLDSLGETATPVSSSRSPL, from the coding sequence ATGCTCAGCTTCTCCCTCGGCCCCTTTGCCCTGGCAATGAACCACCTGCTACTGCTCGTCGCCCTGGCGCTGGCGACCGTGGTGGGCTGGATCAGCGGGCGCCGACAACGCATCAATCCTGAACGCGAGCTGTTCGGTCTTTTTGTGCTCGGGTTGGTGGTGGCCAGACTTGCTTTCGTGATTGCCTACTGGTCGCAGTACCGAAGCAGTCTGCTGAGCGTCTTCGACATCCGTGATGGCGGTTTTTGGGTCTGGCCCGGCGTGATTGCCGTCCTGACCGGCGCCGTGCTGCGAGCCTGGAAGCAACCTGCATTGCGAATCCCGATGGGCCTGGGCGTGGCGAGTGGGTTGCTGTTCTGGTGGCTGGCCAATCTGGGCCTGAGCGCCCAACACCAGGACGCGCACCTCCCGGGCCTGACCTTGCGCAATGCCGCCGGTGAACCCGTGCTCCTGAGCGACTATCGGGGCAGACCGCTGGTCATCAACCTCTGGGCCACGTGGTGCCCGCCCTGCCGGCGCGAGATGCCCGTGTTGCAGGCTGCGCAACAGGCCAATCCTGACGTGACGTTCCTCTTCGTCAATCAGGCAGAAAGCCCTCGCGAGGTCGCGACTTTCTTCACGAGCCAAGGTCTGCATCTGGACAACGTCTTGTTCGACGGCCATGGCGAACTGGCGCAACAGGTCGGTTCGGCCGCGTTGCCCACCACCCTTTTCTACCGTCCTGACGGCCGCCTGCTCGGCAGCCATCTGGGCGAACTTTCCAACGCCAGCCTGAAGCGTTCTCTGGACAGCCTCGGTGAAACGGCAACACCTGTTTCCTCCTCAAGGAGCCCTCTATGA
- the dsbG gene encoding thiol:disulfide interchange protein DsbG, producing MNLSILAAASLLALQSPLLQAEELPGPIKALEAKGATIKGSFDAPGGLRGFAAEYQKQGMALYLTPDGKHVLAGNLFDENGQDLSEAPLQKLVYEPMTKAMWTQMESSTWIADGAKTAPKVIYLFSDANCPYCNMFWEQARPWVKSGKVQLRHIMVGVIREDSAAKAAALMSDANPEVALQKHEQAGSSSTLKALDKIPKDIQAKLDANMKLMEDMGLSATPSIFYKDENGNVQQQQGAPRPEVLAKMMGPK from the coding sequence TTGAATCTCTCCATTCTGGCCGCCGCCAGCCTGCTTGCGCTGCAAAGTCCGCTTCTGCAAGCCGAAGAACTGCCCGGCCCGATCAAGGCGCTGGAGGCCAAGGGCGCGACCATCAAAGGGAGTTTCGACGCGCCGGGCGGCCTCAGAGGGTTTGCCGCCGAATATCAGAAACAAGGCATGGCGCTGTACCTGACGCCCGACGGCAAACATGTGCTGGCCGGAAATTTGTTCGACGAGAACGGCCAGGACCTGAGCGAAGCCCCGCTGCAGAAACTGGTGTATGAGCCCATGACCAAGGCGATGTGGACTCAGATGGAGAGCAGCACCTGGATCGCCGACGGGGCCAAGACCGCGCCCAAGGTGATCTATCTGTTCAGCGACGCCAACTGCCCCTACTGCAACATGTTTTGGGAACAGGCACGGCCGTGGGTCAAGTCGGGCAAAGTGCAGTTGCGCCACATCATGGTCGGGGTCATTCGTGAAGACAGCGCCGCCAAGGCCGCGGCCCTGATGTCCGATGCCAACCCTGAAGTCGCGCTGCAAAAGCATGAGCAGGCCGGCAGTAGCAGCACGCTCAAGGCACTGGATAAAATCCCGAAAGACATCCAGGCCAAGCTCGATGCCAACATGAAATTGATGGAAGACATGGGCCTTTCGGCTACGCCATCGATTTTCTACAAGGATGAGAACGGCAACGTGCAGCAGCAACAGGGCGCGCCACGACCCGAGGTGCTGGCCAAAATGATGGGGCCCAAATAA
- a CDS encoding TetR/AcrR family transcriptional regulator, whose amino-acid sequence MRYAEDHKAQTHQRILHEAASRFRRDGIGATGLQPLMKALGLTHGGFYAHFKSKDDLVEKALRCAVDQLNESREAKLAGDHSAEAFIDLYLSPQHRSEPERGCPLPTMSSELGQRGQPSEITDELIGRMLATLEAGLPPGKENSDKSVMMMSSLVGALVLARSAKDPALAERILQTTREQLKQQINEA is encoded by the coding sequence ATGCGTTACGCCGAAGATCACAAAGCCCAAACCCATCAGCGCATCCTCCACGAAGCCGCGTCACGCTTTCGTCGCGACGGCATCGGCGCAACCGGTTTGCAGCCACTGATGAAGGCATTGGGCCTGACCCATGGCGGTTTTTATGCCCATTTCAAATCCAAGGATGACCTGGTCGAGAAGGCCCTGCGTTGCGCTGTGGATCAGCTGAACGAGTCGCGGGAAGCCAAGTTGGCCGGTGACCATTCCGCAGAGGCCTTCATCGACCTCTACCTTTCGCCTCAGCATCGCAGCGAACCTGAGCGTGGGTGCCCGTTGCCCACCATGTCATCGGAACTGGGCCAGCGCGGTCAGCCGAGCGAAATCACCGACGAGCTGATCGGCCGCATGCTGGCGACACTCGAAGCGGGCCTGCCCCCCGGGAAGGAGAACAGCGACAAGAGCGTGATGATGATGTCGAGCCTGGTCGGTGCACTGGTGCTCGCTCGCAGTGCGAAAGATCCGGCATTGGCCGAGCGGATCCTGCAAACCACGCGCGAACAGCTCAAGCAGCAAATCAACGAAGCCTGA
- the fabF gene encoding beta-ketoacyl-ACP synthase II: MSERRIVVTGMGLVTPLGTGVEAVWRRLLEGRSGIVQLPDETVADLPGKVGGLVPMMADDPEAGFDADAAAPPKEQKKMDRFILFALGAAQQAVAQAGWSPSTDEERERTATIIGSGVGGFVSIADAVRTSDTRGPRRLSPFTIPSFLVNLAAGHVSIQHGFKGPLGAPVTACAAGVQAIGDAARMIQAGEADIAIAGGAEACIDRVALGGFAAARALSSGFNDTPERASRPFDRDRDGFVMGEGAGIVVIETLEHALARGAKPIVELVGYGTSADAYHLTAGPEDGSGARRAMQAAIRQAGIKASDIQHLNAHATSTPVGDKGEMAAIKTVFGDQNGVAVTSTKSATGHLLGAAGGIEAIFTALAIRDQIAPMTLNLDNPDEAAAGIDIVHGKARPMKIEYALSNGFGFGGVNASVLFRRYQA, translated from the coding sequence ATGAGCGAACGTCGCATCGTAGTGACGGGGATGGGGCTGGTTACGCCTTTGGGAACCGGTGTCGAAGCTGTCTGGCGCCGGTTGCTCGAGGGCCGCTCCGGCATCGTACAGTTGCCTGACGAAACCGTGGCCGATTTGCCGGGAAAGGTCGGCGGACTCGTGCCGATGATGGCCGACGATCCCGAAGCGGGATTTGACGCCGACGCCGCGGCGCCGCCCAAAGAACAGAAGAAGATGGACCGCTTCATCCTGTTCGCCCTTGGAGCTGCTCAGCAGGCCGTGGCGCAAGCAGGATGGTCACCATCGACCGATGAAGAGCGCGAGCGCACGGCGACCATTATCGGTTCTGGCGTCGGCGGTTTCGTCTCGATTGCAGACGCGGTACGTACGAGTGATACGCGTGGGCCACGTCGCTTGTCGCCGTTCACCATCCCATCGTTTCTGGTCAACCTGGCGGCCGGGCATGTGTCGATTCAGCACGGTTTCAAAGGTCCGCTTGGCGCACCCGTGACGGCCTGTGCGGCCGGTGTACAAGCGATTGGCGATGCTGCGCGGATGATTCAGGCCGGTGAGGCTGATATTGCGATCGCGGGCGGTGCCGAGGCCTGTATCGACCGCGTGGCCTTGGGCGGTTTCGCCGCAGCCCGTGCGCTGTCGAGCGGCTTTAACGACACCCCGGAACGTGCCTCGCGCCCGTTCGATCGTGATCGCGACGGTTTCGTGATGGGCGAGGGTGCCGGCATTGTCGTCATCGAAACGCTGGAACACGCATTGGCGCGTGGCGCCAAGCCGATCGTCGAGCTGGTCGGGTACGGCACCAGTGCCGACGCCTATCACCTCACGGCCGGACCTGAGGACGGCAGCGGAGCGCGGCGCGCGATGCAGGCGGCGATTCGTCAGGCTGGCATCAAGGCGTCGGACATTCAGCACTTGAATGCGCATGCCACGTCGACCCCGGTCGGTGACAAAGGCGAGATGGCGGCGATCAAGACGGTGTTCGGGGATCAGAACGGAGTGGCGGTGACGTCAACCAAATCGGCCACCGGGCACTTGTTGGGTGCGGCAGGCGGTATCGAAGCCATCTTCACCGCGTTGGCGATACGTGACCAGATCGCACCGATGACGCTGAATCTCGACAACCCGGATGAAGCGGCTGCCGGCATCGACATCGTCCATGGCAAGGCCCGTCCGATGAAGATCGAGTACGCGCTGTCGAACGGGTTCGGATTCGGCGGCGTCAACGCGAGCGTGCTGTTCCGTCGCTATCAGGCGTGA
- a CDS encoding SDR family NAD(P)-dependent oxidoreductase, whose product MSTTNTQGTALITGASSGIGATYADRLAKRGFDLLLVARDQARLEALAAELRTKTSAKVEVLKADLTDASDVSKLEQRLRTDASITLLLNNAGVASNSALAEADMGEVDRLIQLNIVALTHLASAAAAGFVTRGRGAIVNIASVVPMIPERFNAVYTASKAYVLSLTQSLNAEIGEKGVQVQAVMPGATRTEIWERAGMDLSAFPPEMVMDVNEMVDAALAGFDQKELVTIPSLSNAADWDAFVNARLALGPNLSLQHAAARYKTPGA is encoded by the coding sequence ATGAGCACTACTAACACTCAAGGTACAGCCCTGATCACCGGCGCTTCGTCAGGCATCGGCGCCACCTACGCTGATCGTTTGGCCAAGCGCGGTTTCGATCTGCTCCTGGTCGCACGGGATCAAGCGCGTCTGGAGGCGCTTGCCGCCGAGTTGCGCACAAAGACGTCGGCCAAGGTCGAGGTGCTTAAGGCTGATCTGACTGACGCGTCGGACGTTTCCAAGCTTGAGCAACGCTTGCGCACCGACGCGTCGATCACGCTGCTGTTGAACAACGCGGGGGTCGCGTCGAACAGTGCCCTGGCTGAGGCTGACATGGGCGAGGTTGATCGTCTGATTCAGTTGAACATCGTCGCCTTGACTCATTTGGCGTCTGCTGCCGCTGCGGGCTTTGTCACCCGTGGTCGCGGTGCGATCGTGAACATTGCGTCGGTGGTGCCGATGATTCCAGAGCGCTTCAACGCGGTGTACACCGCAAGCAAAGCGTATGTGCTGAGCTTGACGCAATCGCTGAACGCGGAGATCGGTGAGAAGGGTGTTCAAGTTCAGGCCGTGATGCCGGGCGCGACGCGTACCGAGATCTGGGAGCGCGCAGGCATGGACCTCAGTGCCTTTCCGCCTGAAATGGTGATGGACGTCAACGAAATGGTCGACGCTGCACTGGCCGGCTTCGATCAAAAGGAACTTGTGACCATTCCATCGCTGTCCAACGCCGCAGACTGGGATGCGTTTGTGAATGCTCGTCTGGCCTTGGGTCCGAATCTGTCGTTGCAGCACGCGGCAGCCCGCTACAAAACGCCAGGTGCTTGA
- a CDS encoding ComEA family DNA-binding protein, producing the protein MRRTYLSSLLFALLTSTSIAVTAAPAAPANAAQPVVASASAEVGAKVNINTAGADTLQKELSGIGAGKAAAIVAYRDENGAFTSVDELIEVKGIGKALLDKNREKLAID; encoded by the coding sequence ATGCGTAGAACCTATCTTTCCTCTCTGCTCTTCGCCCTGCTCACCAGCACCTCGATAGCCGTCACGGCCGCACCCGCTGCGCCCGCGAACGCTGCTCAACCCGTTGTCGCATCGGCATCCGCCGAGGTGGGCGCCAAGGTCAATATCAATACGGCCGGTGCAGACACGTTGCAAAAGGAGTTGTCCGGTATTGGCGCAGGTAAAGCAGCGGCGATCGTCGCGTATCGCGATGAAAACGGGGCGTTTACCTCGGTGGATGAATTGATTGAGGTCAAGGGCATCGGTAAAGCCTTGCTGGACAAGAATCGCGAGAAGCTCGCCATCGATTGA
- a CDS encoding polysaccharide biosynthesis protein: MERVRVLLVGLPRRKKRIIQVATDICLVWFALWMAFVVRLGIDDLINPLEIHTWLFISAPVIAIPLFVRIGMYRAVMRYFGNDALVAIIKAVSLSALILGVVVYLYSNHQHVVPRSVMFNYWWLSLIMIGGLRLAMRQYFMGDWFAAAQHMPFTSRDDGLPRVAIYGAGAAGNQLVAALRMGRSMRPVAFIDDDDSISNRVISGLQVYKPKHIQQMIDVTGAQEILLAIPSSARTRRREILGFLEGFPLHVRSVPNFSDLAAGRVKVDDLQEVDIADLLGRDSVPAQEELLEHCIKNQCVLVTGAGGSIGSELCRQIVMLKPTTLLLLDHSEFNLYTILSELERRIERESLKVKVLPILGSVRNHSKLLDVMKTWRVNTVYHAAAYKHVPMVEHNIAEGVMNNVVGTLNAAQAALQAGVANFVLISTDKAVRPTNIMGSTKRLAELILQALSREAAPVMFGDRANVHQVNKTRFIMVRFGNVLGSSGSVIPLFHQQIKSGGPLTVTHPKITRYFMTIPEAAQLVIQAGSMGQGGDVFVLDMGEPVRIIELAEKMVHLSGLSIRSEKNPHGDISIEFTGLRPGEKLYEELLIGDNVAVTSHPMIMSAQEDYLSWDAFKQSLSHLLKALDEDDYNRVRQILSDTVSGYAPEGDIVDWIHQQRRNEP; this comes from the coding sequence ATGGAGAGAGTACGCGTTTTGCTGGTGGGATTGCCCCGTCGTAAGAAGCGCATAATCCAGGTTGCCACCGACATCTGTCTGGTGTGGTTTGCACTATGGATGGCCTTTGTGGTTCGACTAGGGATTGATGACCTCATCAACCCGCTTGAAATCCATACGTGGTTATTTATCAGTGCTCCCGTCATCGCAATCCCTCTCTTCGTCCGGATTGGCATGTACCGCGCCGTCATGCGCTACTTCGGCAATGACGCGCTGGTTGCAATCATCAAGGCGGTCAGTCTTTCCGCGTTGATCCTGGGCGTCGTCGTTTATCTCTACAGCAATCACCAGCACGTCGTACCTCGCTCGGTGATGTTCAACTACTGGTGGCTGAGCCTGATCATGATTGGCGGTCTGCGTCTCGCCATGCGCCAGTATTTTATGGGTGACTGGTTTGCTGCCGCGCAGCACATGCCGTTCACCAGCCGAGATGACGGTCTGCCCAGAGTGGCCATTTATGGGGCCGGGGCGGCGGGCAACCAGCTGGTGGCCGCCCTCAGAATGGGCCGTTCAATGCGCCCGGTGGCCTTCATCGATGACGATGACTCGATTTCCAATCGGGTGATCTCCGGCCTGCAGGTTTACAAACCCAAGCACATCCAGCAAATGATCGATGTGACCGGCGCGCAGGAAATCCTGTTGGCGATTCCGTCTTCCGCGAGAACGCGTCGCCGGGAAATCCTCGGGTTTCTGGAAGGCTTTCCGCTGCATGTGCGCAGTGTCCCGAACTTCTCGGACCTGGCCGCCGGCCGGGTCAAAGTGGACGATCTGCAGGAAGTGGACATCGCGGACCTGCTGGGTCGCGACTCGGTTCCCGCGCAGGAAGAGCTGCTGGAGCACTGCATCAAGAACCAATGCGTGCTGGTGACAGGGGCGGGCGGCTCGATCGGTTCGGAGTTGTGTCGACAGATCGTCATGCTCAAGCCCACGACGCTGCTGCTGCTGGACCACAGCGAATTCAATCTCTACACCATCCTTTCCGAGTTGGAGCGCCGCATCGAGCGTGAATCGCTCAAGGTGAAGGTCCTGCCGATCCTTGGCTCCGTGCGCAACCATTCCAAGTTGCTGGATGTCATGAAGACCTGGCGTGTCAACACGGTCTACCACGCAGCCGCTTATAAGCATGTGCCGATGGTCGAGCACAATATCGCCGAGGGCGTTATGAATAACGTTGTCGGCACGCTGAACGCGGCGCAGGCAGCGCTCCAGGCAGGCGTTGCCAACTTTGTGCTGATCTCTACCGACAAGGCGGTGCGGCCTACCAACATCATGGGCAGCACGAAGCGCCTGGCTGAACTGATTCTTCAAGCCTTGAGCCGAGAAGCGGCTCCGGTGATGTTCGGTGACCGTGCAAACGTGCATCAGGTTAACAAGACGCGGTTCATCATGGTGCGCTTTGGCAATGTGCTGGGTTCGTCCGGGTCGGTGATCCCGTTGTTCCACCAGCAGATCAAGTCCGGTGGGCCGTTGACGGTGACGCACCCCAAGATCACTCGTTATTTCATGACCATTCCGGAAGCGGCTCAGTTGGTGATCCAGGCCGGCTCCATGGGGCAGGGCGGCGATGTGTTCGTGCTCGACATGGGCGAGCCTGTGCGGATTATCGAACTGGCTGAGAAAATGGTTCATCTGTCCGGCTTGAGCATTCGCTCCGAGAAGAACCCCCATGGCGACATTTCCATTGAGTTCACCGGCCTGCGGCCCGGCGAGAAGCTCTACGAAGAGTTACTGATTGGCGATAACGTGGCGGTCACCAGCCATCCGATGATCATGAGTGCCCAGGAAGATTACCTGTCGTGGGATGCGTTCAAGCAGAGCTTGTCGCATTTGCTCAAGGCACTGGATGAAGACGACTACAACAGGGTCCGTCAGATACTGAGCGATACGGTCAGCGGGTATGCGCCCGAGGGCGATATCGTGGACTGGATTCATCAGCAACGTCGTAACGAACCGTGA